The proteins below come from a single Iocasia fonsfrigidae genomic window:
- a CDS encoding LacI family DNA-binding transcriptional regulator, translating to MVTLKDVAEKAEVSIATVSSVINDSRPVAKETREKVLQVIEEMNYRPNSVAQALKSGKTKRILYIVPSITNLVFAQFINEVQHALTKQGYDLILLNNEARSDLTKSYLSIIRPSNIDGVIMTQTRTCGRIIADKCRDEGIPFVVLFEPNIFEDTSMVITDEEQGMAEAVKHLISYGHEKIGFVMVKDSRNQAKRYQGFLNALEENNIQFNENYLIECSDHDERDAYAHIKSYVEQQGLDFTALICCNDFLSHGAIKVFRELQIKIPEKISIIGYDDSIAQYIYPPLTSVSLPKKKLAETSVKMLLSNIRNGNVENKAIKYPQRLVVRSSTYINKDL from the coding sequence ATGGTTACTCTAAAAGATGTTGCTGAGAAAGCAGAGGTTTCAATTGCTACAGTCTCTTCTGTAATCAATGATAGTAGACCTGTTGCTAAAGAGACCCGTGAAAAAGTATTACAAGTTATTGAAGAAATGAATTATAGACCTAATTCTGTAGCGCAAGCACTAAAAAGTGGAAAGACAAAAAGGATTCTTTATATAGTTCCTTCTATTACTAACCTGGTATTTGCACAATTTATTAATGAAGTACAACATGCTTTGACAAAACAGGGTTATGATCTTATATTATTAAATAATGAAGCTAGAAGTGATCTAACAAAATCATATCTGAGTATCATTAGACCATCAAATATCGATGGAGTAATTATGACTCAAACTAGAACATGTGGTAGAATAATTGCTGACAAGTGTAGAGATGAAGGTATTCCATTTGTTGTCTTGTTTGAACCTAATATATTTGAAGATACAAGTATGGTAATTACAGATGAAGAGCAGGGTATGGCTGAAGCAGTAAAACACCTTATTTCTTATGGTCATGAAAAAATAGGTTTTGTGATGGTTAAAGATAGTAGGAACCAGGCCAAAAGATATCAAGGGTTTCTGAATGCCTTAGAAGAAAATAATATTCAATTCAATGAAAACTACTTGATTGAGTGTTCTGACCATGATGAAAGGGATGCATATGCTCATATAAAGAGTTATGTAGAACAACAGGGATTAGATTTTACTGCCTTAATTTGTTGTAATGATTTTTTAAGTCATGGTGCGATAAAGGTTTTTAGAGAGTTACAAATCAAAATACCTGAAAAAATTTCAATCATAGGATATGATGATTCTATCGCACAATATATATATCCACCATTAACATCTGTATCTTTACCAAAAAAGAAGCTTGCAGAGACTTCAGTAAAGATGCTGCTTAGCAATATAAGGAATGGTAATGTTGAAAATAAAGCAATAAAATATCCCCAGAGATTAGTGGTCAGAAGTAGTACCTATATAAATAAAGATCTATAA
- a CDS encoding glycoside hydrolase family 53 protein: MKKIIFSLLVLTLLFSIKVYSNNNPNMVMSDDLNKYLNIKIEPIKDLSNDFIMGMDVSMLKQIEENGGKYYDDNGVEKDVLEILKEHGINYIRLRLWNNPESLGGGNCNFQRVKDLAIRAKKIGMNVCLDFHYSDFWADPGKQNKPAVWKDLSFEELKNAVYDFTYNSLKKLAQVDALPAMVQVGNELNGGMLWPEGKTWGDNAGGFTQFAILLQAGLNAVDTVAKEEATEIKTVVHLADGGDNELYTWFFDELIKRQVTNFDVIGLSYYPYWHGTFEEFKFNINGISQRYDKEVAVMETGYAYTLKNGDSLENMVTQKEIDRVNKYAETNYSASIKSQAQILRKIIKIVNEVPDEKGIGVFYWEGEWIPVDGAGWKSGEGNAWDNQAMFDFNGKVLPSLDVFYKVYNN, encoded by the coding sequence ATGAAAAAAATTATATTTAGTTTATTGGTACTGACATTATTATTTTCAATTAAGGTTTATTCTAATAATAATCCAAATATGGTAATGAGTGATGATTTAAATAAGTATTTGAATATAAAAATTGAACCAATAAAAGACTTGTCAAATGATTTTATAATGGGAATGGATGTTTCTATGTTAAAACAAATTGAAGAGAATGGTGGTAAATACTATGATGATAATGGAGTAGAAAAAGATGTCCTTGAAATTCTTAAAGAACATGGTATAAATTATATAAGATTGAGATTATGGAATAATCCAGAAAGTCTAGGAGGCGGCAACTGTAATTTTCAAAGAGTTAAAGACTTAGCAATTCGTGCTAAAAAAATAGGAATGAATGTTTGTTTAGATTTTCATTATAGTGATTTCTGGGCTGATCCGGGGAAACAGAATAAACCTGCTGTTTGGAAAGATTTATCTTTTGAAGAATTAAAAAATGCAGTTTATGATTTTACTTATAATTCGTTAAAGAAACTTGCTCAAGTAGATGCTTTGCCTGCAATGGTGCAGGTTGGAAATGAATTAAATGGTGGTATGCTGTGGCCTGAAGGAAAAACCTGGGGTGATAATGCTGGGGGTTTTACCCAATTTGCTATATTACTGCAAGCGGGTTTAAATGCCGTTGATACAGTTGCTAAAGAAGAGGCGACTGAGATAAAAACAGTGGTTCATCTAGCTGATGGTGGAGATAACGAGTTATATACATGGTTTTTTGATGAACTTATTAAGCGGCAAGTAACAAATTTTGATGTAATCGGCCTCTCTTATTATCCCTATTGGCACGGTACATTTGAAGAATTTAAATTTAACATTAATGGTATCAGCCAAAGATATGATAAAGAAGTTGCTGTTATGGAAACGGGGTATGCTTATACTTTAAAAAATGGTGATAGTCTAGAAAATATGGTAACTCAAAAGGAAATTGATAGAGTCAATAAATATGCTGAGACTAATTATTCTGCTAGTATCAAAAGCCAGGCACAGATACTAAGAAAAATAATAAAGATTGTTAATGAAGTTCCAGATGAAAAAGGAATAGGAGTTTTTTATTGGGAAGGTGAATGGATTCCTGTTGATGGAGCAGGGTGGAAATCAGGTGAAGGTAATGCCTGGGATAACCAGGCGATGTTTGATTTCAATGGGAAGGTTCTTCCTTCTTTGGATGTTTTTTACAAGGTTTACAATAACTAA
- a CDS encoding extracellular solute-binding protein, with protein MKKRIIKLLVISLIVSFFVGGTVLADEKYDLTLYSIMTTNVNFDDWLADVEAGTGLNIRVIAAPTNSDTRQQKVTTVLSSGDSSIDILEINDEMAASFKSTGWLEPLQGTVLTDDIIEYFPEGYLKDMITSRNGDIVGVPGYSGYLAFWVDQKKLDKYGFESIDNKEDFIAFAKAATEDGNYGYGGSWEKTYVFNEIGTFINLFGGDYFDWTNPANKEAIQFMYDMVNTWKVTPIDQIADKYEQMNQKFIDGKYAMLFMWGTGTDYRNAGRYGEDQIHMALMPKFETRSVFTDSWSYVLNSASRNKDAAVKFLNYIAGKEGMLSAWENFDRYPARSDVAATLPRNEITDMYKKYSEETIVRGRPMVPQTMEFISDMGTIFQQTMQGKISVDEFCEKAQEYVDRYK; from the coding sequence ATGAAAAAAAGGATTATTAAATTACTGGTTATTTCTTTAATAGTAAGTTTTTTTGTTGGAGGGACAGTATTAGCTGATGAAAAATATGACCTAACTTTATACAGTATTATGACAACTAATGTTAATTTTGATGACTGGCTTGCAGATGTAGAAGCAGGTACTGGTTTAAATATTAGGGTAATTGCGGCCCCTACTAATTCTGATACCCGTCAGCAAAAAGTAACAACAGTTTTATCATCAGGAGATAGTAGTATTGATATATTGGAGATTAATGATGAAATGGCAGCTTCATTTAAGAGTACTGGCTGGCTTGAACCACTACAAGGTACAGTATTGACAGATGATATTATTGAATATTTTCCTGAAGGATATCTAAAAGACATGATTACTTCAAGGAATGGAGATATTGTTGGTGTTCCTGGATACAGCGGTTATCTGGCATTTTGGGTTGACCAGAAAAAATTGGATAAATATGGATTTGAATCAATTGATAATAAGGAAGACTTTATAGCTTTTGCAAAGGCTGCTACAGAAGATGGCAATTATGGTTATGGTGGTTCGTGGGAAAAGACTTATGTTTTTAATGAAATTGGAACATTTATAAATCTATTTGGTGGAGATTATTTTGATTGGACAAATCCAGCGAATAAAGAAGCGATTCAGTTTATGTATGATATGGTTAATACATGGAAAGTTACACCTATAGATCAAATTGCAGATAAATACGAACAGATGAACCAGAAGTTTATTGATGGCAAGTATGCTATGTTATTTATGTGGGGTACTGGAACAGATTACAGAAATGCGGGAAGGTATGGTGAAGACCAAATTCATATGGCTTTAATGCCTAAATTTGAAACCAGAAGTGTATTTACAGATTCCTGGAGCTATGTATTAAACTCAGCATCAAGAAATAAAGATGCTGCTGTAAAGTTTTTAAACTATATAGCAGGAAAAGAGGGTATGCTTAGTGCTTGGGAAAACTTTGATAGGTATCCAGCACGTTCAGATGTAGCTGCTACATTACCAAGAAATGAAATTACAGACATGTATAAAAAATATAGTGAAGAGACAATTGTTAGAGGACGCCCAATGGTTCCTCAGACAATGGAGTTCATCTCAGATATGGGAACTATATTCCAACAAACTATGCAGGGAAAAATAAGTGTTGATGAGTTTTGTGAAAAGGCACAAGAATACGTAGATAGATATAAATAA
- a CDS encoding DMT family transporter, whose amino-acid sequence MNKNNKVKAIILMLFSSFSFAAMGAFVKLGGEIPSFEKAFFRNLVSLFIAIFMIKKTKQKCFGKKETRIYLWGRGILGTLGVLAYFYGIDRLLLADSGMLNKVNPFFVIVFAAIFLKDKITKYQMYSLFMATLGVILIIKPSFAFQDSIPAIICLMSAVFAGMAYVFVSYLGDKENAYVIVFYFSFISTLVSGILIIHNFIMPNFKQLIFLILAGITAALGQFALTYAYKYAPAGEVSIYNYSNVIFSSLLGVLIFSEIPDLLSFIGYGFIIIAGYLIFRFGKDKQFSNKTL is encoded by the coding sequence TTGAATAAAAATAATAAAGTAAAAGCAATTATACTTATGCTCTTTTCCTCTTTTAGCTTTGCAGCTATGGGAGCATTTGTTAAATTAGGAGGAGAAATACCCAGCTTTGAAAAAGCATTTTTTAGAAATTTGGTGAGTTTGTTTATAGCAATTTTTATGATAAAGAAGACAAAACAAAAATGCTTTGGAAAAAAAGAAACTAGGATATATCTTTGGGGAAGAGGTATTTTGGGCACTTTAGGAGTACTGGCCTATTTTTATGGTATTGATAGGTTATTACTGGCTGATTCAGGAATGCTTAATAAAGTAAATCCATTTTTCGTCATAGTATTTGCTGCAATATTTTTAAAAGATAAAATTACTAAATATCAAATGTATTCATTGTTCATGGCTACTTTAGGTGTGATTTTAATTATTAAACCAAGTTTTGCTTTTCAAGATTCAATCCCTGCTATTATATGTCTGATGTCAGCAGTGTTTGCAGGAATGGCTTATGTATTCGTAAGTTATCTTGGAGATAAAGAAAATGCCTATGTAATAGTTTTTTATTTTTCTTTTATCTCTACACTTGTATCAGGAATATTAATCATTCATAATTTTATTATGCCTAATTTTAAGCAGCTAATATTTCTTATATTAGCAGGAATTACTGCAGCATTAGGACAATTTGCTCTTACTTATGCATATAAATATGCTCCGGCAGGAGAAGTATCTATTTATAATTATTCTAATGTAATATTTTCTAGTCTTTTGGGTGTTTTAATATTTTCAGAAATTCCAGATTTACTTAGTTTTATAGGCTATGGATTTATTATTATTGCAGGATATTTAATTTTTAGATTTGGTAAGGATAAACAGTTTAGCAATAAAACTCTATAA
- a CDS encoding glycoside hydrolase family 32 protein gives MSHANEVHFVNDQQRPAFHMMPPANWMNDPNGPIYYKGEYHLFYQYNPAGAFWANMHWGHAVSKDLVHWEHMPIALTPSEPYDKDGVFSGCTVINESEPTIIYTGIPDLEKKIEVQCIATSKDMINWEKSNKNPIIDVLPGELETTGFRDPFVWKEEDNWYMILGSGIKGVGGAILLYRSKDLREWEYINPIYIGEDEELEDMWECPNFFKLEDKYILVVSPYGKVVYWIGSYENYKFIPEKKGYIDLGDSYYAPNSFIDDKGRRIMWGWLKEQRSKEVQKAAGWSGVMSVPREFFLHKDGSLGMKPVEELKVLRGEHKCLSDIPISVDSTNLLDNIQGDRLEIIAEFEKGDASSIGLVVRKSPDNSEYTEIICNIAEQNLSINTKNSSLAKEVDKGVFGDCYNFNDDTDGLVRLHIFVDKSVIEVFVNERQCVTARVYPACGDSLGLDLLAWGGKARLKDIDIWWMKKI, from the coding sequence ATGAGTCATGCTAATGAAGTACATTTTGTTAATGATCAACAAAGGCCTGCATTTCATATGATGCCACCTGCAAATTGGATGAACGATCCTAATGGGCCTATTTATTATAAAGGAGAATATCATTTATTTTATCAATATAACCCTGCTGGGGCTTTTTGGGCTAATATGCACTGGGGTCATGCAGTTAGCAAGGATTTAGTTCATTGGGAACACATGCCTATTGCACTGACCCCTTCAGAGCCTTATGATAAAGATGGTGTTTTTTCTGGATGTACTGTTATAAATGAGTCAGAACCAACTATAATCTATACTGGTATTCCAGATCTTGAAAAGAAAATAGAGGTTCAATGTATTGCTACTAGTAAAGATATGATTAACTGGGAAAAATCTAATAAAAATCCGATTATTGATGTCCTTCCTGGAGAATTGGAAACGACAGGTTTTCGGGATCCTTTTGTCTGGAAAGAAGAAGATAATTGGTATATGATTCTTGGTTCTGGAATAAAAGGGGTTGGGGGTGCAATTTTATTATACAGGTCAAAGGATCTAAGAGAATGGGAATATATAAATCCAATTTATATTGGGGAAGATGAAGAACTAGAAGATATGTGGGAATGTCCAAATTTTTTTAAGTTAGAAGATAAGTATATATTGGTGGTTTCACCATATGGTAAAGTTGTTTACTGGATTGGCAGCTATGAAAATTATAAATTTATTCCTGAAAAAAAAGGATATATTGATTTAGGTGATTCCTATTATGCTCCAAATAGCTTTATAGATGACAAGGGAAGGAGAATCATGTGGGGTTGGCTGAAAGAGCAGAGAAGTAAGGAAGTTCAAAAAGCGGCTGGCTGGTCTGGTGTAATGTCAGTTCCCAGAGAATTTTTCTTACATAAAGATGGTAGTCTGGGTATGAAGCCAGTTGAGGAATTAAAAGTTCTTAGAGGTGAACATAAATGTTTAAGTGATATACCTATATCGGTTGATTCCACAAATTTATTAGATAATATACAGGGGGATAGGTTAGAAATCATTGCTGAATTTGAGAAAGGGGATGCTAGTTCTATAGGACTAGTTGTTCGAAAATCACCTGATAATAGTGAATATACAGAGATAATTTGTAATATTGCTGAACAAAACTTATCAATAAATACTAAGAACTCTAGCCTTGCAAAGGAAGTTGATAAAGGGGTCTTTGGGGATTGTTATAATTTTAACGATGATACTGATGGATTAGTAAGGCTTCATATTTTTGTAGACAAGTCAGTAATTGAAGTATTTGTTAATGAAAGACAATGTGTGACTGCCCGGGTTTATCCTGCTTGTGGTGATAGTTTAGGTTTGGACCTTTTGGCCTGGGGAGGGAAGGCTAGATTGAAAGATATTGATATATGGTGGATGAAGAAAATTTAG
- a CDS encoding LacI family DNA-binding transcriptional regulator, translated as MATMDEIAKKAGVSQATVSRVINGNTSVNPALREKVMYWVRKLDYQPNATARSLVNNKSYLLGLIIPDISNPYFSEVVQSIEEEAENNGYNIILCNSNGSSTKEKKHIKTLLSRQVDGFLIVPINQKDTYLHKLKRDQIPVVVFTQQMDKYDSVGVDHKYGGSLAAKHLIDLGHTKLGFIGSKGEEKFRGYLSIIKKHGLSFKEEYFIESSGWLQLSTHDSYNKVCNYLKNKKRSLQATAFFANNDLAAFGAIQAFEEFGFSVPEKIAIVGFDNTSLAAICRPALTSIAQPTGSIGSLAVELLLKRINGQAEKDIAKILLEPRLVIRESTTGIDLSNLL; from the coding sequence ATGGCTACAATGGATGAAATAGCAAAAAAAGCTGGGGTATCTCAGGCGACTGTATCTAGAGTTATTAATGGGAATACTTCTGTTAATCCTGCTTTGAGAGAAAAGGTTATGTATTGGGTTAGAAAATTAGATTATCAGCCTAATGCAACAGCACGTAGTCTTGTTAACAATAAATCTTATTTATTAGGATTGATTATTCCGGATATCTCAAATCCATATTTCTCTGAAGTGGTTCAGTCTATAGAAGAAGAGGCTGAGAATAATGGATATAATATTATATTATGTAATTCTAATGGAAGTAGTACAAAAGAAAAGAAGCATATTAAAACTCTGTTAAGTAGACAGGTAGATGGTTTTTTAATTGTTCCTATAAATCAAAAAGATACCTATTTACACAAACTGAAGAGAGATCAAATACCAGTTGTTGTATTTACACAGCAGATGGATAAATATGATTCTGTTGGAGTTGATCATAAATATGGGGGTTCCCTAGCTGCTAAACATTTAATTGATCTGGGACATACTAAGTTGGGTTTTATTGGTAGTAAGGGTGAAGAAAAATTCCGGGGGTATTTAAGTATTATTAAAAAACATGGTTTAAGCTTTAAAGAAGAATATTTTATAGAGAGTTCAGGATGGTTACAATTAAGTACTCATGATTCTTATAACAAGGTTTGTAATTATTTAAAGAATAAAAAAAGATCTCTTCAAGCAACTGCCTTTTTTGCCAATAATGATCTTGCTGCCTTTGGTGCAATACAGGCTTTTGAAGAATTTGGTTTTTCTGTACCTGAAAAAATAGCTATTGTAGGTTTTGATAATACCTCTTTAGCAGCTATTTGCCGTCCTGCTCTTACTTCAATTGCTCAACCAACTGGTAGTATTGGTTCTTTAGCTGTAGAATTACTGTTAAAAAGGATTAATGGCCAGGCAGAAAAGGATATTGCTAAAATTTTATTAGAACCTAGATTAGTAATTAGGGAGTCTACAACTGGAATTGATTTAAGTAATCTTCTATAA
- a CDS encoding glycoside hydrolase family 172 protein, giving the protein MFNNIFMNGLSTLPLMNNGKSRAITAENPHGEKGKGGMAASNLGKSRKGSPCLRGLAPGSTTTLAEIEGPGIIQYIWITVTDKTEADYFVLRDLVIRFYWDDEEEPSVESPLGDFFCNGFGRGCIINSMPIVVNPTRGMNCYFPMPFRKKTRITIENQHEVEVPAFFYQIDYCLYDELPEETAYFHAQWKRERLTEKQKDYTILDGVKGKGQYIGTYIALTTLERYWWGEGELKVYLDGDEDYPTICGTGMEDYFGGAWSFALQEDGKTVENTYCTPFLGYPYYSHHDEEVHNLYHNDDCPPMRGFYRWHIMDPIRFAEDIRVTIQQIGVNHKGLFERQDDLASVAYWYQAEPHTPFVPLMKKEDRWPR; this is encoded by the coding sequence ATGTTTAATAATATATTTATGAATGGTTTAAGTACATTACCACTAATGAATAATGGAAAAAGTCGTGCAATTACGGCAGAAAATCCACATGGAGAAAAAGGAAAAGGTGGTATGGCAGCAAGCAATTTAGGGAAATCCAGAAAAGGCTCACCATGTCTTAGAGGATTAGCTCCTGGGAGTACTACCACTTTAGCTGAAATAGAAGGTCCAGGTATTATTCAATATATCTGGATCACTGTTACAGATAAAACTGAGGCAGATTATTTTGTATTAAGGGATCTAGTAATAAGGTTTTATTGGGATGATGAAGAGGAACCATCTGTAGAGAGTCCTTTAGGGGATTTTTTCTGTAATGGTTTTGGTAGAGGTTGTATTATAAATTCAATGCCTATTGTAGTCAACCCTACCAGAGGTATGAACTGTTATTTCCCAATGCCATTTAGGAAAAAAACAAGGATTACAATTGAGAATCAACATGAGGTTGAAGTACCTGCTTTCTTTTATCAGATAGATTACTGTTTGTATGATGAATTACCAGAAGAAACCGCTTATTTTCATGCGCAGTGGAAACGGGAAAGATTGACAGAAAAACAAAAAGACTATACTATTTTAGATGGAGTGAAAGGTAAAGGACAGTATATCGGCACTTATATAGCCCTTACAACACTTGAGAGATACTGGTGGGGAGAGGGTGAGCTTAAGGTTTATCTGGATGGAGATGAAGATTACCCAACTATTTGTGGAACAGGTATGGAAGATTACTTTGGTGGAGCCTGGAGTTTTGCCTTGCAGGAAGATGGCAAGACTGTAGAAAATACATACTGTACTCCGTTTTTAGGTTATCCATATTATTCACACCATGATGAAGAAGTCCACAATTTATATCATAATGATGATTGTCCTCCGATGAGGGGATTTTATCGCTGGCATATCATGGATCCCATTCGTTTTGCGGAGGACATTAGGGTTACTATCCAACAGATTGGTGTTAATCATAAAGGCCTTTTTGAAAGACAGGATGACCTTGCCAGTGTAGCCTATTGGTATCAAGCTGAACCTCATACCCCTTTTGTTCCTTTGATGAAGAAAGAAGATAGATGGCCTAGATAG
- a CDS encoding carbohydrate ABC transporter permease: MIFNKIKKILNSGLKWILALTVSFIILFPLYWIFISSITPAGELFKQPIDYLPDNPTISNYIYLIYNVGLIEKVVSTLIIIGTTLIIGTIICVMASYGFARYKSKGLSIAFMLILFSMLIPNVVTARPLYDFMRRVGLYDTYTGLIILYISKIIPFTILILRNFISEIPISIEEAAAIDGATFLQKIYHIILPLLKPAIAIVAITNFITCLNEFFIPLFYANNIQVLSTAITQLPLKDNMYSVPWDLVSSMGWIIILPIIIFVAIFEKQIMDGIMAGGVKA, from the coding sequence ATGATTTTTAATAAAATAAAAAAAATATTAAATAGCGGCCTAAAATGGATATTAGCACTTACTGTCTCGTTTATTATTTTATTTCCACTATATTGGATTTTTATTTCTTCAATTACACCTGCTGGAGAATTATTTAAACAACCAATTGATTATTTACCTGATAATCCAACAATATCTAATTATATTTATTTAATTTATAATGTCGGTTTGATAGAAAAAGTAGTAAGTACGTTAATTATTATTGGAACTACTCTTATAATTGGTACTATTATTTGTGTTATGGCTTCTTATGGTTTTGCTAGATATAAAAGTAAGGGGCTATCGATTGCATTTATGTTAATTTTGTTTTCTATGCTAATACCTAATGTTGTAACTGCAAGGCCACTATATGATTTTATGAGGAGAGTAGGATTATATGATACCTATACTGGCTTAATTATTTTGTATATTAGTAAGATTATTCCGTTTACAATTTTAATTTTAAGGAATTTTATCTCCGAGATACCTATATCTATTGAAGAGGCAGCAGCGATAGATGGAGCTACTTTTTTACAGAAGATATATCATATAATTCTTCCACTATTAAAACCTGCTATTGCAATAGTTGCAATAACTAATTTTATTACATGTTTAAATGAGTTTTTTATTCCTTTATTTTATGCGAACAATATTCAGGTATTATCAACTGCAATTACACAACTCCCTCTTAAAGATAATATGTATTCAGTACCATGGGATTTAGTGAGTTCTATGGGATGGATTATTATTTTACCAATAATTATATTTGTAGCAATCTTTGAAAAACAAATAATGGATGGAATTATGGCTGGAGGCGTAAAAGCCTAA
- a CDS encoding helix-turn-helix domain-containing protein, whose translation MKLGEKLKKLRIENKMTQEDLAKKIGVSRGTVAGYETQDKNPKYKTLKKIASVLNCSIDYLLNNPSTLVEENKNSNFDLQKYITKINERRDLQLLLQEVDKLNSNSVYRIIELLKIIDDEVKNRN comes from the coding sequence ATGAAATTAGGCGAAAAGTTAAAAAAATTAAGGATAGAAAATAAAATGACTCAAGAAGACTTAGCTAAAAAAATAGGAGTTAGCCGTGGTACTGTTGCTGGCTATGAAACTCAAGATAAAAACCCTAAATATAAAACTCTTAAGAAAATAGCTTCAGTCTTAAACTGTAGTATTGACTATCTTTTAAATAACCCAAGTACTCTTGTTGAAGAAAATAAAAATAGTAATTTTGATTTGCAAAAATACATTACAAAAATAAATGAAAGAAGAGACCTTCAATTACTTCTACAAGAAGTTGATAAGTTAAATTCTAATTCCGTTTATAGAATTATAGAATTATTAAAGATTATTGATGATGAAGTGAAAAATAGAAATTAA
- a CDS encoding carbohydrate ABC transporter permease, giving the protein MHTKRSLNRLWIAWILVIPVLLVRGFTIIYPIFETFRISFYDVRLLRGINEFVGIKNYIDVFQDPKVLTSLKFTVIFVVASMALHIILGVALALILNMKFMAKKFLRTIVLIPWAMPMVVIGMAAKWGFNNDYGLVNNFIRLFVPNFELSWLIHTNTARAAVVAMDIWKDLPFFAILVLAALQFIPEEIYEAARVDGAGAIQAFFKITLPLIMKSILVLSIPFTMWRLASFDIVYAMTSGGPGDDTSLIAYRITTEAFTNLNLGYGSTLAIILFFVMVILSLINIFIVNKKFN; this is encoded by the coding sequence ATGCATACTAAAAGAAGTTTAAACCGCCTATGGATTGCATGGATATTAGTTATACCCGTCTTATTAGTTAGAGGGTTTACTATTATCTATCCTATTTTTGAAACATTTAGAATTAGTTTTTATGATGTTCGTCTATTACGCGGGATTAATGAATTTGTAGGTATTAAAAATTATATAGATGTTTTTCAGGATCCAAAAGTATTAACTTCTTTAAAATTTACTGTAATATTTGTTGTAGCTTCTATGGCTTTGCATATTATATTAGGAGTTGCACTTGCTTTGATTTTAAATATGAAATTTATGGCGAAAAAGTTCTTAAGAACTATTGTTTTAATTCCCTGGGCTATGCCTATGGTTGTTATAGGTATGGCTGCAAAATGGGGATTTAATAATGATTATGGATTGGTAAATAACTTTATCAGATTATTTGTACCTAATTTTGAATTGAGTTGGTTAATCCATACGAATACAGCACGTGCAGCAGTTGTTGCTATGGATATATGGAAAGACTTACCTTTTTTTGCTATTTTGGTACTTGCAGCACTGCAATTCATACCAGAAGAAATATACGAAGCTGCAAGGGTTGATGGTGCAGGAGCCATACAGGCGTTTTTCAAAATTACTTTACCATTAATAATGAAGAGTATATTAGTTTTGTCTATTCCTTTTACAATGTGGAGACTTGCTTCTTTTGATATTGTATATGCCATGACTTCTGGTGGACCAGGAGATGATACATCATTAATAGCTTATCGAATAACAACAGAGGCCTTCACGAATCTTAATTTAGGATATGGATCAACATTAGCAATTATACTTTTTTTCGTAATGGTTATATTGAGTCTTATTAATATATTTATAGTGAATAAAAAATTCAATTAG